One genomic segment of Impatiens glandulifera chromosome 6, dImpGla2.1, whole genome shotgun sequence includes these proteins:
- the LOC124943244 gene encoding guanine nucleotide-binding protein subunit beta-like protein: protein MDKSDWVSCVRFDPSNDKPMIISSSWDKTIKIWNLSNCKLNDTLKGHNGYINTIAVSPDVSLCASGGKDGVILLWDLAEGKKLYSLDAGSIVYSLCFSPNRYWLCASTESSIKIWDLESKNIVVDLKIDLKSESDMGVDGSIQPACAKTKVIYCTCLNWSADGSTLFDGYTDGVIRVYEIGRY, encoded by the exons ATGGATAAGAG tgattGGGTTAGTTGTGTTCGGTTCGACCCTAGTAATGACAAGCCAATGATCATTTCTTCGTCTTGGGACAAGACTATTAAGATATGGAACTTAAGTAATTGCAAGCTTAATGATACGTTGAAAGGTCATAATGGATATATTAACACTATTGCAGTGTCGCCTGATGTTTCTCTTTGTGCTAGTGGTGGTAAAGACGGTGTAATTCTACTTTGGGATTTGGCTGAGGGGAAGAAACTTTACTCGCTTGATGCTGGTTCGATTGTTTATTCTCTATGTTTTAGTCCGAATAGGTATTGGCTTTGTGCTTCTACGGAATCTAGTATTAAGATATGGGATTTGGAGAGCAAGAATATTGTTGTTGATTTGAAGATTGATCTTAAATCTGAGAGTGATATGGGTGTTGATGGTTCTATTCAACCAGCTTGCGCAAAAACTAAG GTAATATATTGTACTTGCTTGAATTGGAGTGCGGATGGAAGTACTCTTTTCGATGGATACACAGATGGGGTAATCAGAGTTTATGAAATTGGTCGTTACTAA
- the LOC124943245 gene encoding zeatin O-glucosyltransferase-like: MAAHHHEDTTSSIPSPIIMVMVPFTAQSHLNQALQLSFLISSYQIEVHYAASSKHNRQVKHRLTGGEDKSSDLLSKIHFHDLPIPHFLSPLPNPNSTTKFPAHLQPSFDATMHLRHPVGTLLRQLSTTTRRLIVIHDTLMFSVVQDVADIPNAESYSFRCVSAFSTCCMKSLYKGESIPPVEECSLTNEIKRLAADQAEFVKIKQGDILNTCRQMESSYLDLLDKNESNLNNKQWAIAPLINRVRNINSTGGGNECLLWLEKQPPKSVMYVSFGSSTSMTDEQIEAMAFGLKESKQRFLWVLRDADKGDIFTGEVRNLKLPNGFEESVKETGMVVRDWVPQMEILAHRSVGGFMSHCGWNSCLESLSLGVPIAAWPIHSDQPYNALFISEILKVGIEVREWADQSEVVSSFAIKRAVERLMDSEEGERIRKRAEEVGGLLRDAAEEGGVSQMEMDSFIAHITR; encoded by the coding sequence ATGGCTGCCCATCATCATGAAGATACCACCTCCTCCATCCCATCTCCAATTATCATGGTCATGGTTCCATTTACAGCTCAGAGTCACCTTAACCAGGCCTTACAACTCTCTTTCCTCATCTCCTCTTACCAAATCGAAGTTCATTATGCCGCCTCTTCCAAACACAACCGTCAAGTCAAGCACCGGTTAACCGGAGGAGAAGACAAATCATCAGATTTATTATCCAAAATCCACTTCCATGATTTACCCATCCCTCATTTCCTATCCCCATTACCAAACCCCAATTCAACAACAAAGTTCCCTGCACATCTCCAACCATCTTTCGACGCCACTATGCATCTTCGCCACCCAGTTGGCACCCTTCTCCGACAACTCTCTACCACCACAAGAAGACTCATCGTCATCCACGACACGCTTATGTTCTCCGTCGTTCAAGATGTTGCCGACATTCCAAACGCTGAATCCTATTCTTTCAGGTGCGTATCAGCCTTCTCCACTTGCTGTATGAAATCTCTTTACAAAGGAGAATCTATACCTCCTGTGGAAGAGTGTTCCCTCACTAATGAGATCAAAAGATTGGCCGCGGATCAAGCCGAATTCGTCAAAATTAAACAAGGGGATATTCTCAACACTTGTAGGCAAATGGAAAGTTCTTATCTTGATTTACTTGACAAGAATGAGTCAAACTTAAACAATAAACAATGGGCTATCGCACCATTAATTAATCGTGTTAGAAACATAAATTCAACCGGGGGCGGGAACGAATGCTTGTTGTGGCTTGAGAAACAGCCGCCAAAGTCAGTTATGTACGTTTCATTTGGGTCATCCACTTCAATGACAGATGAACAAATTGAGGCTATGGCATTTGGGCTTAAAGAAAGCAAACAAAGATTCCTATGGGTGTTGAGAGATGCAGACAAAGGTGATATTTTTACAGGAGAAGTTAGGAATCTGAAACTGCCAAATGGGTTTGAAGAGAGTGTGAAAGAAACTGGAATGGTAGTTCGGGATTGGGTTCCTCAAATGGAAATACTGGCTCACCGGTCGGTTGGTGGGTTTATGAGCCACTGTGGATGGAATTCTTGCTTGGAGAGCTTGAGCTTGGGAGTTCCTATAGCTGCATGGCCAATTCATTCGGACCAACCTTACAATGCTTTGTTCATATCTGAGATATTGAAAGTGGGTATTGAAGTTAGAGAATGGGCAGACCAAAGTGAGGTAGTGAGTTCTTTTGCCATTAAGAGAGCGGTGGAACGACTGATGGATTCGGAAGAAGGGGAACGGATAAGGAAAAGGGCGGAGGAAGTCGGTGGTCTACTCAGGGATGCGGCTGAGGAAGGAGGTGTTTCACAAATGGAGATGGATTCTTTCATTGCTCATATTACTAGGTAA
- the LOC124942342 gene encoding uncharacterized protein LOC124942342 yields the protein MVILHSDLRSINQIASRTFNFAALIHSVKGRRSNARLPFNPPPPQLALIKAHYHARQSISIDKPSICTADELHYVSVPNSDWKLALWRYKPSQKAPCRNHPLLLLSGVGTNAIGFDLSPDRSFARSMSSQGFDTWILEVRGAGLSTEVKSSSSNGNQTEIYKSDLNKHLGYFMKQLQIIEKYDWDFDSYLEEDVPAAMEYVRRECKPEDGKLLAIGHSMGGILLYAWLSQNCLKGRESGLAAIITLASSLDYSTSRSSLKWLLPLANPARIFNLPVIPIGGLFTAAHLLASHPPYLMSWLSPQISAQNMFDPDLLEKLVLKNFCTVPAKLLLQLASVLENGGLCDRNKAFFYKEKLHKIDIPVLAVAGDQDLICPPEAVYETFKLLPKDLASFKVFGEPKGPHFAHYDLVGGVAVSS from the exons ATGGTGATTCTCCACTCAGATCTTCGATCAATCAACCAGATTGCTTCTCGTACCTTCAATTTCGCCGCCTTGATTCATTCCGTCAAAGGACGTCGTTCCAACGCTCGACTCCCTTTCAATCCACCGCCACCACAACTAGCGCTAATCAAGGCGCATTATCATGCTCGTCAGAGTATCTCCATCGATAAACCTTCAATATGTACAGCTGATGAACTCCACTACGTATCCGTTCCAAATTCTGATTGGAAACTCGCTTTATGGCGCTACAAACCTTCACAAAAG GCGCCTTGTAGGAATCATCCTCTCTTGCTTTTGTCTGGCGTAGGAACGAATGCAATTGGATTCGATCTCTCTCCTGAT CGATCATTTGCTCGTAGCATGTCCAGTCAAGGTTTTGATACATGGATTTTGGAAGTGCGTGGTGCTGGATTGAGCACAGAGGTTAAGAGTTCATCTTCTAATGGAAATCAAACAGAAATCTATAAATCTG ATTTAAACAAACACTTAGGATACTTCATGAAACAACTTCAGATTATTGAGAAGTATGATTGGGATTTTGATTCTTATTTGGAAGAGGATGTTCCTGCTGCG ATGGAATATGTAAGAAGAGAATGCAAACCAGAAGATGGGAAGCTACTTGCAATTGGTCATTCAATGGGTGGTATCTTGCTTTATGCATGGCTCTCACAAAATT GTCTCAAAGGAAGAGAATCTGGTTTGGCAGCTATAATTACCTTGGCATCTTCTCTAGACTATAGTACATCAAGATCATCACTTAAATGGCTTTTACCCCTT GCCAATCCTGCTCGTATCTTCAATCTTCCTGTTATTCCAATTGGAGGTTTGTTTACAGCTGCCCATCTTCTCGCATCTCATCCACCTTATCTCATGTCCTGGTTAAGTCCCCAGATTTCAGCTCAAAACATGTTTGATCCAGATTTGCTCGAGAAGCTTGTCTTGAAAAACTTCT GTACAGTACCGGCTAAGCTTCTCTTACAGCTTGCATCAGTTCTCGAAAATGGTGGTTTATGTGACAGGAACAAAGCTTTCTTCTACAAAGAAAAACTACACAAAATTGATATTCCAGTTTTAGCAGTTGCTGGAGATCAAGATCTAATTTGTCCACCTGAAGCTGTATATG AGACATTCAAATTGCTTCCTAAAGATTTGGCATCGTTTAAAGTCTTTGGCGAGCCAAAAGGACCACATTTTGCTCACTATGATCTAGTAGGAGGTGTTGCGGTATCttcttaa